Proteins from a single region of Platichthys flesus chromosome 16, fPlaFle2.1, whole genome shotgun sequence:
- the ppp1caa gene encoding protein phosphatase 1, catalytic subunit, alpha isozyme a — protein sequence MAEPDKLNIDSIIQRLLEVKGSRPGKNVQLSETEIRGLCLKSREIFLSQPILLELEAPLKICGDVHGQYYDLLRLFEYGGFPPESNYLFLGDYVDRGKQSLETICLLLAYKIKYPENFFLLRGNHECASINRIYGFYDECKRRYNIKLWKTFTDCFNCLPVAAIVDEKIFCCHGGLSPDLQSMEQIRRVMRPTDVPDQGLLCDLLWADPDKDVLGWGENDRGVSFTFGADVVAKFLHKHDMDLICRAHQVVEDGYEFFAKRQLVTLFSAPNYCGEFDNAGAMMSVDETLMCSFQILKPADKKLYPYGGGGGMGSGRPVTPPRNSAKAAKAKK from the exons atggcGGAGCCGGACAAATTGAACATCGACTCTATAATTCAGCGTCTCTTGGAAG tcaAGGGCTCTCGGCCAGGGAAGAATGTTCaactgtcagaaacagagaTCCGTGGCCTTTGCCTCAAATCCCGTGAAATCTTCCTGAGTCAGCCAATCCTGCTTGAACTAGAGGCTCCCCTCAAAATCTGTG gtgatGTCCATGGTCAGTACTATGATCTGCTCCGACTCTTTGAATATGGAGGCTTCCCCCCAGAAAGCAACTACTTGTTTCTGGGTGACTATGTAGACAGAGGGAAGCAATCACTGGAGACTATATGCCTGCTTCTAGCGTACAAGATTAAATATCCAGAGAACTTTTTCCTGCTGCGCGGCAATCATGAATGCGCTTCTATAAATCGAATCTACGGCTTCTACGATGAGT GTAAGCGACGGTATAACATTAAGCTGTGGAAGACCTTCACAGATTGCTTCAACTGTTTACCTGTGGCTGCCATTGTAGATGAGAAAATCTTCTGCTGTCATGGAG GTCTCTCTCCTGATCTCCAGTCGATGGAGCAGATCCGAAGAGTAATGCGACCCACAGACGTGCCCGACCAGGGTCTTCTGTGTGACCTGCTGTGGGCCGATCCAGACAAAGATGTGCTGGGCTGGGGGGAAAACGACCGCGGGGTCTCCTTCACGTTTGGGGCAGATGTGGTGGCCAAATTTTTGCACAAACACGACATGGACCTAATATGCAGGGCACATCAG GTCGTGGAAGACGGTTATGAGTTTTTCGCGAAGAGGCAGCTCGTCACCTTATTCTCGGCTCCCAACTACTGTGGAGAGTTTGACAACGCTGGTGCCATGATGAGTGTGGATGAAACGCTCATGTGCTCcttccag ATTCTGAAACCAGCAGATAAGAAATTGTATCCTTATGGCGGAGGGGGAGGAATGGGATCTGGGAGACCGGTCACTCCGCCGCGAAATTCAGCCAAGGCCGCCAAGGCCAAGAAATAA